Proteins encoded together in one Benincasa hispida cultivar B227 chromosome 1, ASM972705v1, whole genome shotgun sequence window:
- the LOC120077750 gene encoding LOW QUALITY PROTEIN: uncharacterized protein LOC120077750 (The sequence of the model RefSeq protein was modified relative to this genomic sequence to represent the inferred CDS: inserted 4 bases in 2 codons; deleted 1 base in 1 codon; substituted 2 bases at 2 genomic stop codons), producing MRVKARAASLVDCSSNPSLPMKLFQLGVFMYHVWNNSNLNSSYKDSSDHSLNYSLPHNXALQVFFLKIVPYLHLSSEKDFVSXSLTGKPKPLLFQAYINPKKNKXKRLAGLVTYPYRLIVLFVAVVNSLNTQIWFSHTLKSVHSDPIENRAFFAFDSIHENNSITHGKSSSKNSPHNXYSCKDPTFFHLSYRITNFKSRVCTVLIPRDVNLRVYCMRNVEK from the exons ATGCGGGTTAAGGCAAGGGCTGCTTCTTTGGTTGATTGCTCATCAAACCCTAGCTTGCCCATGAAACTCTTTCAGTTGGGAGTCTTCATGT ACCATGTTTGgaacaattcaaatttgaatagTTCCTATAAAGATTC GTCGGATCATTCCCTAAATTATTCACTTCCTCACAACTGAGCCCTTCAAGTCTTTTTCCTGAAAATAGTTCCTTATTTGCATCTCTCAAGTGAGAAGGATTTCGTCTC ATCTCTTACTGGAAAGCCTAAACCCTTACTCTTCCAAGCATACATCAACCCGAAAAAAAATA AATAAAAGAGGCTTGCAGGTCTAGTCACATACCCTTATCGTCTTATTGTTCTATTTGTTGCAGTGGTAAACTCATTGAATACTCAAATATGGTTTAGTCACACCCTT AAGAGTGTACATTCTGATCCTATAGAAAACAGAGCATTCTTTGCTTTTGATTCCATTCATGAAAATAATTCTATCACACATGGAAAATCGAGTTCAAAGAACTCTCCCCATAA TTATTCTTGCAAAGATCCAACATTCTTTCATTTATCATATAGAATAACGAACTTTAAGTCCAGAGTGTGCACTGTTCTTATTCCTCGTGATGTGAACTTAAGAGTGTATTGTATGAGAAATGTGGAAAAATAG